In bacterium, the genomic stretch ACGCACCCGTGAGGTCTACACTGAGAACGCGGTGCCAGAGTTGTTCCGCGTTCTCCGTCAGCAGCGGGCCGAACCCGCTGATGCCGGCGTTGTTGACAAGGATCGTCGGAGGGCCAAGTTTCTGGGCGACCTCTGTGATTACGCGCCGGACGTCATCCGAATCCGAAACGTCGGCCTGCACCGCGGCGGCGCGGCCCGTTCGGTTGATCTCTGCCGCGACCACCGCCGCATCCTCTCCATCCAGATCGAGAACGCCGACAGCAGCACCTTCCTTGGCCAATCGACGGGCTATCGCCCGCCCAATGCCGCGGGCCGCCCCCGTGACAATTGCCACCCTCTCCTTGAGGCGCACGTTGGGCACCACCTTTGCGTGTCTTTTTGGCTCGGCCGGGCCTCACTTGAGGACAGTTTTCGCCGAGTCCCGCTGTCCATCCCTGAAGGGGGTATCCAGAGAATCGCGCTCAGTCAGTTGGGCAGGCTTTCGTAGGACGGCGGCCTGCAAACAAGGAGGCGCGCCACGGCGCCGCCGCGGTATGCGCACCGCTCGGTGCCATCGTGTTGGGCGCGGGGATGCCTCTGAGACTATGGTAAAATGACGGCTGTGGGCCGTTAGCTCAGCGGGTAGAGCGCCGGGCTTTTAACCCGGGCGTCGGGGGTTCGAGTCCCTCACGGCCCACCAGGACACGGCTTTGCGAAGGAGCTGTGGAGCCAGCACCTCCCCTGCACCTCCTTGGTCTACTCAGCGACGTTCCCAAAGGGGACGCGAGGCTCGTTTCTCGTCCCTTCCCATTCCCTTTAGGCCAGCATTCCTTTAATGTGGTCCACCCATTCGATGTCGGCGACCAGATTTGCGAGGAACTCGGGCGATATGGTGGTGCCAATTGGTGGTATGTGATTCTGGACCCAGACCGGGCATTGTG encodes the following:
- a CDS encoding dihydrodipicolinate synthase family protein; the encoded protein is MPLFAVPPYVRKATLAEIKAYYRAIAQSAQCPVWVQNHIPPIGTTISPEFLANLVADIEWVDHIKGMLA